One window from the genome of Oreochromis niloticus isolate F11D_XX linkage group LG20, O_niloticus_UMD_NMBU, whole genome shotgun sequence encodes:
- the LOC100698721 gene encoding PRA1 family protein 3, which yields MAAKMELAPLRPWDDFFPGTDRFGKPEFADLAKWNNRVINNLMYYQTNYFAVAVVVFLIVGFMNPFGMFLGGAVVTLVFAGSVWAGENKATIKNFKKKNPTLFVFGVMVTSYFLLSLCGGVLVFIFGITFPLLLILIHASLRLRNMKNRLENKIEGVGLKKTPMGIIMDLLDQQEDRINKIQDILESKLKE from the exons ATGGCAGCCAAAATGGAGCTCGCACCCCTCAGACCGTGGGACGACTTTTTCCCCGGAACGGACCGATTCGGCAAGCCCGAATTCGCAGACTTGGCTAAGTGGAACAACAGAGTGATCAACAATTTGATGTACTACCAGACGAATTACTTCGCCGTGGCTGTGGTGGTTTTCCTCATTGTAGG GTTCATGAATCCATTCGGCATGTTCCTGGGTGGAGCTGTGGTGACACTGGTCTTTGCAGGATCAGTCTGGGCAGGAGAAAATAAGGCCACTATCAAGAACTTCAAAAAGAAGAACCCCACTCTGTTTGTCTTTGGTGTCATGGTCACCAGCTACTTTCTGCTTTCACTCTGTGGTGGAGTCCTGGTCTTCATTTTTGGAATCACCTTTCCTTTGCTCT TAATCTTGATCCATGCCTCTTTGAGACTTCGCAACATGAAAAACAGGCTGGAGAACAAGATTGAAGGTGTTGGGCTAAAGAAGACCCCCATGGGCATCATCATGGATCTCCTGGACCAACAAGAGGACAGAATTAATAAGATTCAGGATATTCTTGAGAGCAAACTGAAGGAGTAA
- the lmod3 gene encoding leiomodin-3, translating to MSNGRDLEDLNEEDIDEDEILAMLSPEELKELQSEMDVIIAPDESVPVGQRQKDQTEKPPTGTFDHRSLVDYLYWEKESKRMLEEERVPATLLPSEKTLREESEKKEKEENTGCGKYEVYEVIEEVIEEEAADCENGEEIIEEIIEEIVEEVDERDEKDKIIDVGKEKEAKQLAEVEPENVGEHAEPLDITEKAPGKNTTDSQPFSGTKETTETLAMKHNTEEKEGNKSTKYLSPQEAPEEPETVEPNEKLPEKEERKIGKLKIPKLSLNNIKITSRPSGNDTNLESTLDKIRKNNPSITEVNLNNIENIPKEMLVDYVNALKKNKYVKTFSLANTGVDESIAFNLANMLRENRSITTLNIESNFITGKGIVAIIRCLQFNETLTELRFHNQRHMLGHHAEMEISRLLKANNTLLKMGYHFEQAGPRMVVTNILTRNLDRQRQLRKEEQRQQQLKQQRELMQMYESSLNLPPGLLEMLGYIPPIEFLQEHGLVPPSSELNAVVQTQHQTEQPEPQKKIKHKSIPKQPSDEPANPLKDVQLRRTPKKRDPLFELDPRDDRRSERGSFQLRKTPKVKDTGSAGKEDETANLTDVIKSLKPVPRRRLPPKVDLTPRDQLLNDIKKSNVAYLKSVPLPKALESSETSLL from the exons ATGTCTAACGGCAGAGACCTTGAGGATCTCAATGAAGAGGACATTGATGAGGATGAAATCCTTGCAATGCTTTCGCCTGAGGAGCTTAAGGAGCTTCAGAGTGAGATGGATGTTATTATTGCACCAGACGAGAGTGTACCAGTAGGACAGAGACAGAAGGACCAGACAGAAAAACCTCCGACAGGGACGTTTGACCACAGATCCCTAGTTGATTACCTCTACTGGGAGAAAGAGTCTAAACGTATGCTCGAAGAAGAAAGAGTGCCTGCTACTCTCCTGCCCAGTGAG AAAACCTTGAGGGAGGAatctgaaaagaaagaaaaagaagaaaacacaggatGTGGCAAATATGAGGTGTATGAAGTGATAGAGGAAGTCATTGAAGAAGAAGCTGCAGATTGTGAAAATGGAGAGGAAATTATAGAGGAGATTATTGAGGAAATTGTTGAAGAAGTGGATGAGAGGgatgaaaaggacaaaataatAGATGtgggaaaagagaaagaggcGAAGCAACTTGCTGAAGTCGAACCTGAAAATGTAGGTGAACACGCAGAGCCTCTGGATATCACAGAAAAAGCACCAGGAAAAAATACAACTGACAGTCAGCCTTTTTCAGGCACAAAGGAGACTACTGAGACCTTAGCTATGAAACACAACACCGAAGAGAAAGAAGGaaataaaagtacaaaatatttgtCTCCCCAAGAGGCTCCAGAGGAGCCAGAAACAGTTGAACCCAATGAGAAGCTTccagagaaagaagagagaaaaataggTAAACTGAAAATTCCGAAGCTTTCACTCAATAATATAAAAATTACATCAAGACCTTCAGGAAATGATACAAACTTGGAGTCGACACTTGATAAGATCCGCAAAAACAACCCCTCTATCACTGAGGTAAACCTCAACAATATAGAAAACATTCCCAAAGAGATGCTCGTGGACTATGTCAACGCCCTGAAGAAGaataaatatgtgaaaacattcaGTTTAGCCAACACTGGTGTCGATGAAAGTATTGCTTTCAATCTAGCCAACATGCTACGAGAGAATCGCAGCATTACGACTTTAAACATTGAGTCAAACTTCATAACTGGAAAAGGCATCGTTGCCATCATTCGCTGCCTCCAGTTCAATGAGACTCTCACAGAGCTGCGTTTTCACAACCAGAGGCATATGCTAGGTCATCACGCAGAGATGGAAATCTCTCGCTTGCTCAAGGCCAACAACACTCTTCTGAAGATGGGCTACCACTTTGAACAGGCAGGGCCCAGGATGGTAGTGACCAACATTTTAACAAGGAATCTGGACCGTCAGAGGCAGCTGAGGAAGGAAGAGCAGAGGCAGCAACAGCTAAAGCAGCAGAGGGAGCTCATGCAGATGTATGAGAGCAGTCTCAATCTGCCTCCTGGTTTACTTGAGATGCTGGGATACATACCACCCATAGAATTCCTACAGGAGCATGGACTTGTCCCACCCTCATCAGAGCTGAATGCTGTTGTGCAAACACAACACCAGACAGAACAACCAGAGCCCCAGAAGAAGATCAAACACAAAAGCATTCCCAAACAACCCAGCGATGAACCAGCAAACCCGTTAAAGGATGTCCAGCTGAGGAGAACTCCAAAAAAACGTGATCCTTTATTCGAGCTGGACCCAAGAGATGATAGAAGATCAGAAAGGGGAAGCTTTCAACTGAGGAAGACTCCCAAAGTGAAGGATACAGGCAGTGCAGGGAAGGAAGATGAAACAGCCAACCTGACTGACGTGATCAAGTCTTTAAAACCTGTCCCTCGCAGACGATTACCTCCAAAGGTTGACCTCACACCTCGTGATCAGCTCCTAAATGATATCAAAAAGAGCAACGTGGCTTATCTCAAATCA GTGCCTCTCCCTAAAGCCCTGGAATCAAGTGAAACGAGTCTCCTGTAA